Proteins from a single region of Bos javanicus breed banteng chromosome 25, ARS-OSU_banteng_1.0, whole genome shotgun sequence:
- the IL4R gene encoding interleukin-4 receptor subunit alpha, producing the protein MGRLLSVLLFPVSCLILLWVAGSGSMRVLQDPTCFSDYISNSTCEWEMAGPTNCRAELHLSYQLNFYYSENHTCVPENRAGVGGTVCVCHMLIENPVRQDIYQLDLWAGKQLLWNSSFKPSEHVKPPAPRNLTVHADISHTWLLTWNNPYPSDNLLYSELTYLVNISNENDPTDFRTYNVTYMGPTLRVAASTLRSGASYSAQVKAWAQSYNSSWSAWSPSTKWLNYYEDTWEQRLQLGVGISCVIVLAVCVSCYISIIKIKKEWWDQIPNPAHSPLVAVVIQDSQVSLWRKRSRGQEPAKCPHWKTCLAKLLPCLLEHGMERDDDFSKAARNGPSQGSGKVAWCPVEVSKTILRPESISVVRCVELFEAQVEKEEEEVEEDKGSFCPSPENSGGLFQEGREDIAARLTESLFLHLLRDETGGFSPQGVESCLLPPLENANAQRPWAEFPRVGPQEASSEDKEQPLSPESSPPATPTQNPAGLPLPEMPATISDNPAYRSFSTFLSQSSGPGELDSDPQLAECLGEVDPNIPTTPEPEPETWEQILRQRVLQHRAAPGPASAPSSGYREFVQAVKEGGTRDSGPAGFGPSEEAGYKAFSSLLASSDSCPATSGVDPSSGEGGYKPFQSLASGCPRTPSPTPVPLFTFGLDTDPPHSPQDSEWPELEPAVKGDDGQKPLFAPVPVTDPLRDDLGNGIIYSALTCHLCGHLKQCHGQEEAGKAQIVASPCCGCCCGDRSSPLLSPLKAPDSLPQGTPLAASLSAASLAPLGVSEEGKCPLFNAPSHAQSSGQAPAVTAMPSPGPMCMDAP; encoded by the exons ATGGGGCGGCTTCTCTCTGTACTCCTGTTCCCAGTGAGCTGCCTGATCCTGTTATGGGTGGCCGGCTCTG GGAGCATGAGGGTCCTTCAGGATCCCACCTGCTTCTCGGACTACATCAGCAACTCCACCTGTGAGTGGGAGATGGCCGGGCCCACCAACTGCAGAGCCGAGCTCCACCTGTCCTACCAGCTGAATTTTTACTACTCTGA AAACCACACATGTGTCCCCGAGAACAGAGCAGGTGTGGGGGGCACGGTGTGCGTATGCCATATGCTGATAGAGAACCCAGTCAGACAAGACATCTACCAGCTGGACCTGTGGGCAGGGAAGCAGCTACTGTGGAACAGCTCCTTCAAGCCCAGCGAGCACG TGAAACCACCGGCCCCCAGAAACCTCACGGTTCACGCCGACATCTCCCACACGTGGCTGCTGACGTGGAACAACCCGTACCCTTCTGATAACCTCCTGTACTCCGAGCTCACCTACCTGGTCAACATCTCAAATGAAAATGACCCCACGGAT TTCAGAACCTATAATGTGACCTACATGGGGCCCACCCTGCGTGTCGCGGCCAGCACCCTGAGGTCTGGAGCTTCCTACAGCGCACAGGTGAAGGCCTGGGCTCAGAGCTACAACAGCAGCTGGAGCGCGTGGAGCCCCAGCACCAAGTGGCTTAACT ACTACGAGGACACCTGGGAGCAGCGCCTCCAGCTGGGCGTCGGCATCTCATGCGTCATCGTCCTGGCGGTGTGCGTGTCCTGCTACATCAGCATCATCAA GATTAAGAAAGAATGGTGGGACCAAATTCCCAACCCAGCCCACAGCCCCCTCGTGGCTGTTGTCATCCAGGATTCTCAG GTGTCACTGTGGAGGAAGCGGTCTCGAGGCCAGGAACCAGCCAAATGCCC ACACTGGAAGACTTGTCTTGCCAAGCTCCTGCCCTGTTTACTGGAGCATGGCATGGAGAGGGATGACGACTTCTCTAAGGCTGCTAGAAATGGGCCTTCCCAGGGTTCTGGGAAAGTAGCATGGTGCCCCGTGGAGGTCAGCAAGACGATCCTCCGGCCTGAGAGCATCAGTGTGGTGCGGTGCGTGGAGCTGTTTGAGGCCCaagtggagaaggaagaagaggaagtggAGGAAGATAAAGGGAGCTTCTGCCCATCACCTGAGAACAGCGGGGGCCTCttccaggagggcagagaggacaTTGCGGCCCGGCTGACAGAGAGCCTGTTCCTGCACCTTCTCAGAGATGAGACTGGGGGCTTTAGTCCACAAGGTGTGGAGTCCTGCCTTCTTCCCCCTTTAGAAAATGCAAATGCTCAGAGGCCCTGGGCCGAATTCCCAAGGGTGGGGCCCCAGGAGGCATCATCTGAGGACAAGGAACAGCCTCTGAGCCCAGAGTCAAGTCCTCCGGCCACTCCAACCCAGAACCCAGCCGGCCTGCCTCTCCCAGAGATGCCCGCCACCATCTCAGACAACCCTGCTTACCGCAGCTTCAGCACCTTCCTGAGCCAGTCCTCGGGCCCTGGAGAGCTTGACTCAGACCCACAGCTGGCCGAATGCCTGGGGGAAGTGGACCCCAACATCCCCACCACCCCCGAGCCGGAACCAGAGACCTGGGAACAGATTCTGCGTCAGAGGGTGCTCCAGCACAGGGCGGCCCCCGGCCCCGCCTCGGCCCCTAGCAGCGGCTACCGGGAATTTGTGCAGGCGGTGAAGGAGGGTGGCACCCGGGACAGTGGGCCGGCCGGCTTCGGGCCCTCTGAAGAGGCCGGCTACAAGGCCTTCTCCAGCTTGCTTGCCAGCAGTGACAGCTGCCCTGCGACTTCTGGGGTTGACCCCAGCAGCGGGGAAGGGGGCTACAAACCCTTCCAGAGCCTTGCTTCTGGCTGCCCCAGGACCCCTTCCCCCACTCCCGTTCCCCTGTTCACTTTCGGCCTGGACACGGACCCCCCTCACAGTCCTCAGGACTCAGAGTGGCCTGAGTTGGAGCCAGCAGTCAAGGGAGACGATGGACAGAAACCCCTCTTCGCCCCCGTGCCGGTCACAGACCCTCTCAGGGACGACCTGGGCAACGGCATCATCTACTCAGCCCTCACCTGCCACCTATGTGGCCACCTGAAGCAGTGCCACGGCCAGGAGGAAGCTGGCAAGGCGCAAATTGTGGCCAGCccctgctgcggctgctgctgtgGGGACAGGTCCTCGCCTCTGCTGAGTCCGCTGAAAGCCCCAGACTCCCTGCCCCAGGGGACTCCACTGGCAGCCAGCCTCTCTGCGGCCTCCCTAGCACCCTTAGGTGTCTCAGAGGAGGGTAAGTGCCCTCTGTTCAATGCCCCCAGCCATGCCCAGAGCTCAGGCCAGGCTCCTGCAgtgactgccatgccctccccaggcCCCATGTGCATGGACGCTCCCTAG